The Gammaproteobacteria bacterium genome has a segment encoding these proteins:
- the lpxK gene encoding tetraacyldisaccharide 4'-kinase: MSSGALARRLERLWYSDSALALLLLPFAALFAVAAGLRRALYSRGWLHSTRVGVPVIVVGNITVGGAGKTPLVAWLAGRLLADGRRPGIVSRGYGGAGQREPVAVTTDSRAEEVGDEPVLLARRTRVPVVVCPERVRAARMLVAAGVDVIIADDGLQHYALARDLEVIVVDGDRRLGNGHLLPAGPLRESARRLQGAPLVVLNAGVRACGDHELVFRLKAGDALALNRRERRALQVFSGEKAWAVAGIGNPERFYAQLRACGIVPVPVAVPDHGRVDLTRLREQADWPILMTEKDAVKYSGYRDVAAWYLPVEVEMPQTVEEAIMHRVRGALPAAVPAQGNGDGGA, from the coding sequence ATGAGTAGCGGAGCGCTCGCGCGTCGCCTCGAGCGACTCTGGTACAGCGATTCGGCGCTGGCGCTGCTGCTGCTGCCATTCGCGGCGCTGTTCGCGGTGGCGGCGGGCCTGCGTCGCGCGCTCTACAGCCGTGGCTGGCTGCACTCGACGCGGGTCGGCGTGCCCGTGATCGTGGTCGGCAACATTACCGTGGGTGGCGCGGGCAAGACGCCACTGGTGGCCTGGCTCGCGGGCCGGCTGCTGGCAGACGGCCGGCGACCCGGCATCGTCAGTCGTGGCTATGGGGGCGCCGGGCAGCGCGAGCCGGTGGCGGTCACGACCGACAGCCGCGCCGAGGAGGTCGGCGACGAGCCCGTGCTGCTCGCCAGGCGCACGCGTGTCCCGGTCGTCGTGTGTCCCGAGCGGGTCCGCGCGGCGCGGATGCTGGTTGCCGCGGGCGTCGATGTCATCATCGCCGACGACGGCTTGCAGCACTATGCGCTCGCGCGCGATCTCGAAGTCATCGTCGTGGACGGAGATCGGCGGCTCGGCAATGGTCATTTACTGCCGGCCGGCCCGCTGCGCGAATCAGCGCGGCGTCTGCAGGGCGCGCCGCTGGTGGTGCTGAACGCGGGAGTCCGTGCCTGCGGCGACCATGAACTGGTGTTCCGCCTGAAGGCAGGCGATGCCCTGGCGCTCAATCGGCGGGAGCGGCGGGCCTTGCAGGTCTTCTCCGGCGAGAAAGCGTGGGCGGTGGCCGGCATCGGCAACCCGGAGCGGTTCTATGCGCAACTGCGGGCCTGTGGCATCGTTCCCGTGCCGGTCGCGGTGCCCGACCATGGGCGGGTGGATCTGACCCGACTGCGTGAGCAGGCGGACTGGCCCATACTGATGACGGAAAAGGACGCCGTGAAATACTCGGGCTATCGCGATGTCGCGGCCTGGTATCTGCCGGTGGAGGTCGAGATGCCGCAAACCGTGGAGGAGGCGATCATGCACCGGGTGCGCGGCGCGCTGCCGGCTGCTGTGCCGGCACAGGGCAACGGTGACGGCGGTGCCTGA
- the kdsB gene encoding 3-deoxy-manno-octulosonate cytidylyltransferase — protein MPEFFVVIPARFASTRFPGKPLAQIAGRPMIRHVFERACASGAAEVILATDDKRIAEVARGFGAAVVMTRTEHVSGTERVAEVAVHRGWARDALVVNVQGDSPLVAPENIGAVAELLAQHPAASIATLCTPITSVHEYTSRNIVKVVMDQSGRALYFSRASIPSTAHGAAGLPAAWRHLGLYAYRAADLSRLSRAPPCALEETERLEQLRALWLGMEIRIGIAPRIPGPDVDAPDDVAAVERIIAAAGTTAA, from the coding sequence GTGCCTGAGTTCTTCGTGGTCATTCCGGCGCGCTTCGCTTCGACGCGCTTCCCGGGCAAGCCCCTGGCGCAGATTGCAGGCCGCCCGATGATCCGACACGTATTCGAACGCGCCTGCGCGAGCGGGGCGGCAGAGGTCATTCTCGCCACCGATGACAAGCGTATTGCCGAGGTTGCGCGGGGCTTTGGCGCGGCGGTCGTCATGACCCGCACGGAGCATGTCTCCGGCACCGAGCGGGTTGCCGAGGTCGCGGTGCATCGTGGCTGGGCGCGCGACGCGCTGGTGGTCAACGTGCAGGGCGACTCGCCCCTGGTTGCGCCGGAGAATATTGGCGCGGTGGCGGAACTCCTCGCGCAGCATCCGGCCGCATCGATCGCCACGCTGTGCACGCCGATCACCTCGGTCCATGAGTACACGAGCCGCAACATCGTGAAGGTCGTCATGGATCAATCGGGACGCGCGCTGTACTTCAGCCGGGCGTCGATTCCGAGCACCGCCCACGGCGCGGCGGGGCTGCCTGCCGCCTGGCGTCATCTGGGGCTGTATGCCTACCGGGCCGCGGATCTGTCGCGACTGAGCCGGGCGCCGCCCTGTGCGCTCGAGGAGACCGAGCGGCTCGAGCAGTTGCGGGCGCTGTGGCTCGGCATGGAGATTCGCATCGGTATTGCGCCGCGGATCCCGGGGCCGGACGTGGATGCGCCCGACGATGTTGCGGCCGTGGAAAGAATCATCGCAGCGGCCGGAACGACCGCGGCGTGA
- a CDS encoding low molecular weight protein-tyrosine-phosphatase, which produces MRVLLVCMGNICRSPLAHGVVRQRLREAGLAAAVELDSAGTHGYHEGAPPDERAQAAASRRGIDISDLRARAVQAADFEAFDLLLAMDDENIEALQGAANERYHGKIHLFLEYAVGDTGRIVPDPYYGGPIGFERVLDMVEEAAEGLVARLQAELAGR; this is translated from the coding sequence ATGCGGGTATTGCTCGTTTGCATGGGAAACATCTGCCGTTCGCCGCTGGCGCATGGCGTCGTGCGGCAGCGACTGCGCGAGGCCGGGTTGGCAGCGGCCGTCGAACTGGACTCGGCCGGCACACACGGCTACCACGAAGGCGCGCCGCCCGATGAGCGGGCCCAGGCCGCGGCATCCCGTCGCGGCATCGACATCTCAGACCTGCGAGCGCGTGCCGTTCAGGCGGCCGATTTCGAGGCATTCGACCTGCTCCTGGCGATGGACGACGAGAATATCGAGGCGCTGCAAGGGGCCGCCAACGAGCGCTACCACGGCAAGATCCACCTGTTTCTCGAGTACGCGGTCGGCGACACCGGCCGCATCGTCCCGGACCCGTACTACGGCGGTCCGATCGGTTTCGAGCGCGTGCTCGACATGGTGGAAGAAGCAGCGGAAGGTCTGGTGGCAAGACTGCAGGCCGAATTGGCGGGCCGCTGA